In the Pseudomonas sp. ADAK2 genome, one interval contains:
- a CDS encoding Ig-like domain-containing protein, with protein sequence MAIEQPNAEILVNYPPMIPGATRNVIPYTPVPPEEVVEGAPLALFKPVLNQQGVLANAVKVLVDPPPRDTPSDDSISIELRLNGVSLENRPIPVADRDQRTEFTLFESSLLDDRNNRLEYKIHRPSGNVADSRPLWVLYSEQLPGGNTVPGDDEHPYLDISLPPELGDPPVIGKDDVDKGVALTVFYPFMKAYDDISVELRRERFTFTVQPAQVGQPVVIPLTRAMFEQAGNSADFAISYTVVDQLNNPTQRRRWSITLKADVDVNRVVLDAPILREDLTDTGDDASIVDRDKLNGAPLNVVVVPKKPQFEVGDLVAGRYTGTPSGMDVEFTGPIETDGFGGFKLCIMRIPNDQVVLDDQARAAFTLRRNGIDVGTSKTATARVIGKGAITLNPPTLVAPATSPIDALAYTNGVTARVTFAANPGDRALLKEINPAPGAMPFAEQDFIAGRSDFILSPAFLVARQGKDIELTWTLIRGGMPVGESLPLGLRVNPMADGDTRLPTPTITAVTDGVTLDLTRFSGNTNVLVDAWRGIAINQPIWMQGDGTTVSGDPVTLPIHRGVPITSTGSQGGVVTRAFLDQLADGSTIKVIVAVNVDGFPNEATSVKFPARTYTVKAVALATPAITSVKGSPSGVEIPHGKETTETSLTLTGTASAGQTVQLYNGGSPIGGVITVGADRNWTITLTGLSVATYSIVARGLYGTQPQSPARSVIVTAIVTPAITSIKGSPSGVEIPHGKETTETSLTLTGTASAGQTVQLYNGGSPIGGIITVGADRSWTITLTGLSVATYSIVARGLYGTQPQSPARSVIVTAIVTPTITSVKGSPSGVEIPHGKETTETSLTLTGTASAGQTVQLYNGGSPIGGVITVGADRNWTITLTGLSVATYSIVARGLYGTQPQSPARSVIVTAIVTPTITSVKGSPSGVEIPHGKETTETSLTLTGTASAGQKVQLYNGGSPIGGVITVGADRNWTITLTGLSVATYSIVARGLYGTQPQSPARSVIVTAIVTPAITSIKGSPSGVEIPHGKETTETSLTLTGTASAGQTVQLYNGSSPIGGIITVGADRSWIIILTNLVVATYSFVARGLYGTQPQSPARTLTVIRPVLSENFDSVPSQSISTVKIELPSMTLFAVSADRWGYLGEPIFGPTPGKLENNCVILRYHSIVIRLELKSTYVEVGFWYRALESANRPSISFYDDKGIFITSESFPVSNPAGYYKYSSAKGFKYIELKTGNSDFIMVDNFSFKI encoded by the coding sequence ATGGCGATTGAACAACCGAACGCCGAGATCCTGGTCAACTATCCCCCCATGATCCCGGGCGCCACCCGTAACGTGATCCCCTACACGCCCGTGCCACCGGAGGAGGTGGTGGAGGGTGCGCCCCTGGCCCTTTTCAAACCGGTGCTCAATCAGCAAGGGGTGCTGGCCAACGCGGTGAAAGTCCTGGTCGACCCGCCCCCGCGCGACACCCCCAGCGACGACTCCATTTCCATCGAACTGCGGCTCAATGGTGTGTCCTTGGAAAACCGCCCCATTCCGGTCGCCGATCGGGACCAACGCACGGAATTCACCCTGTTCGAGTCCTCATTACTGGATGACCGCAACAATCGGCTGGAATACAAGATCCATCGCCCCAGCGGCAACGTGGCCGACTCGCGACCTCTCTGGGTGCTTTACAGCGAACAATTACCCGGCGGCAACACCGTGCCCGGCGATGACGAGCATCCTTACCTCGACATCAGCCTGCCGCCTGAACTGGGCGACCCGCCGGTGATTGGCAAGGACGACGTGGATAAAGGCGTGGCGCTGACCGTGTTCTACCCGTTCATGAAGGCCTACGACGACATCAGCGTGGAACTGCGGCGCGAGCGTTTCACTTTTACCGTTCAACCCGCACAGGTTGGCCAACCGGTGGTCATCCCCCTCACCCGCGCGATGTTCGAGCAGGCCGGGAACAGCGCGGACTTTGCGATTTCCTACACCGTGGTCGATCAGTTGAACAACCCGACGCAGAGACGTCGCTGGTCGATAACCCTCAAGGCTGATGTCGATGTCAATCGGGTGGTCCTGGACGCGCCGATCCTGCGCGAAGACCTGACCGACACAGGTGACGATGCCTCGATTGTTGATCGCGACAAACTCAACGGCGCCCCCTTGAACGTGGTGGTGGTGCCCAAAAAGCCACAATTCGAGGTTGGCGATCTTGTTGCGGGGCGCTACACCGGGACACCGTCCGGCATGGATGTCGAGTTTACCGGGCCCATCGAAACAGACGGTTTTGGCGGCTTCAAACTCTGCATCATGAGAATCCCGAATGACCAAGTGGTGCTGGACGATCAGGCGCGAGCGGCGTTTACGTTGCGCAGAAACGGCATCGACGTGGGCACTTCAAAAACAGCCACCGCCAGGGTGATTGGCAAAGGCGCCATCACCTTGAACCCGCCAACACTGGTGGCGCCGGCGACCAGCCCGATTGATGCACTGGCCTACACGAATGGCGTAACGGCGCGCGTGACGTTTGCAGCTAACCCCGGTGACAGGGCCTTACTCAAAGAAATCAATCCCGCACCAGGCGCCATGCCCTTTGCGGAACAGGACTTCATCGCAGGACGGTCCGACTTCATCCTCAGCCCGGCATTTTTGGTGGCGCGACAGGGCAAGGATATTGAGCTGACCTGGACGTTGATTCGTGGAGGAATGCCGGTCGGGGAGTCGTTGCCGTTGGGGTTGCGGGTGAACCCGATGGCCGATGGCGATACTCGGCTGCCAACGCCGACGATTACCGCCGTGACCGATGGCGTTACGCTGGATTTGACCCGTTTCAGCGGCAACACCAACGTTCTGGTTGACGCTTGGCGGGGGATCGCTATTAACCAACCGATCTGGATGCAGGGCGATGGCACAACTGTCAGTGGCGACCCGGTGACGTTGCCGATCCATCGGGGGGTCCCCATCACCTCCACTGGCAGCCAGGGTGGCGTCGTGACCCGGGCCTTTCTGGACCAACTAGCCGATGGTTCGACAATCAAAGTGATTGTGGCGGTCAATGTTGATGGCTTCCCGAATGAAGCAACGTCGGTGAAGTTTCCGGCCCGGACTTATACGGTCAAGGCCGTTGCGCTGGCCACCCCCGCCATCACCTCGGTCAAAGGCTCGCCCAGCGGGGTCGAGATCCCCCACGGCAAGGAGACCACCGAAACCAGCCTGACGCTGACCGGCACGGCCAGCGCGGGTCAGACGGTGCAGCTCTACAATGGCGGCAGTCCCATTGGCGGCGTCATCACGGTTGGCGCCGATAGAAACTGGACGATCACGCTCACAGGTTTGAGCGTGGCGACCTACAGCATTGTGGCGCGAGGACTGTACGGTACGCAGCCCCAGTCTCCAGCAAGGTCAGTGATCGTCACCGCCATCGTCACCCCGGCCATCACCTCGATCAAAGGCTCGCCCAGCGGGGTCGAGATTCCCCACGGCAAGGAGACCACCGAAACCAGCCTCACGCTGACCGGCACGGCCAGCGCGGGTCAGACGGTGCAGCTCTACAATGGCGGCAGTCCCATCGGCGGCATCATCACGGTCGGCGCCGATAGAAGCTGGACGATCACGCTCACCGGTTTGAGCGTGGCTACCTACAGCATTGTGGCGCGAGGACTGTACGGTACGCAGCCCCAGTCTCCAGCAAGGTCAGTGATCGTCACCGCCATCGTCACCCCGACCATCACCTCGGTCAAAGGCTCGCCCAGCGGGGTCGAGATTCCCCACGGCAAGGAGACCACCGAAACCAGCCTCACGCTGACCGGCACGGCCAGCGCGGGTCAGACGGTGCAGCTCTACAATGGCGGCAGTCCCATTGGCGGCGTCATCACGGTTGGCGCGGATAGAAACTGGACGATCACGCTCACAGGTTTGAGCGTGGCTACCTACAGCATTGTGGCGCGAGGACTGTACGGCACGCAGCCCCAGTCGCCGGCACGGTCAGTGATCGTCACCGCCATCGTCACCCCGACCATCACCTCGGTCAAAGGCTCGCCCAGCGGGGTCGAGATTCCCCACGGCAAGGAGACCACCGAAACCAGCCTGACGCTGACCGGCACGGCCAGCGCGGGTCAGAAGGTGCAGCTCTACAATGGCGGCAGTCCCATTGGCGGCGTCATCACGGTTGGCGCGGATAGAAACTGGACGATCACGCTCACAGGTTTGAGCGTGGCTACCTACAGCATTGTGGCGCGAGGACTGTACGGCACGCAGCCCCAGTCGCCAGCAAGGTCAGTGATCGTCACCGCCATCGTCACCCCGGCCATCACCTCGATCAAAGGCTCGCCCAGCGGGGTCGAAATTCCCCACGGCAAGGAGACCACCGAAACCAGCCTCACGCTGACCGGCACGGCCAGCGCGGGTCAGACGGTGCAGCTCTACAATGGCAGCAGTCCCATTGGCGGCATTATCACGGTCGGCGCCGATAGGAGCTGGATCATCATACTCACCAACTTGGTCGTGGCCACTTACAGTTTTGTGGCCAGAGGGTTGTACGGTACGCAGCCCCAGTCGCCGGCGCGGACGCTGACCGTCATACGCCCAGTTTTAAGTGAAAACTTTGATAGCGTGCCTTCACAGTCAATTTCAACGGTAAAAATTGAGTTGCCCTCCATGACACTCTTTGCTGTCAGTGCTGACAGATGGGGGTATTTAGGGGAACCTATTTTTGGTCCTACACCTGGAAAACTTGAGAACAACTGCGTGATTCTTAGATATCACTCGATCGTGATTCGACTGGAGTTAAAATCAACTTATGTGGAAGTTGGATTTTGGTATCGCGCCCTTGAGTCCGCAAACCGCCCTTCAATATCGTTTTACGATGATAAGGGTATTTTTATAACGTCAGAGTCGTTTCCTGTTAGCAATCCAGCAGGCTACTACAAATACTCTTCCGCCAAAGGCTTTAAATACATAGAACTAAAAACCGGAAACAGTGATTTTATAATGGTCGATAACTTCTCTTTCAAAATCTAA
- a CDS encoding SphA family protein: MNPTRTTFCLRLTVSLAGVFALHLPALATEAGVDNIGTGTDGFFMLPLEVDSLPDNMVAFNVYYNHYKSRKLNISSLGGKVSNVEIESTAVIPRLDYLSPLHIFGGRLAGYIAQPWLKQEVSVFGLQDTREGMGDTTIAPIILWDMGKNLTLGAAVEITVPTGEYSTDRLANTSNNFYTYKPLFSFTWLPTERTEVSMKTTYSFNEKNKDTDYKSGQIFHFDYSASYKITDNLMLGLNGYYLKQTTDDKQFGRTVQFNGEDVNDGVRGQVFAIGPALHLTFLKYASAEIRWAKEFDVENRPEGEMLWAKISIPYAF, from the coding sequence ATGAACCCGACCCGCACGACATTCTGCTTGCGCCTGACCGTCAGCCTGGCCGGCGTGTTTGCCCTTCATTTGCCGGCCCTGGCCACCGAGGCTGGCGTCGACAATATCGGCACCGGCACCGATGGCTTCTTCATGCTGCCGCTGGAGGTCGACAGCCTTCCGGACAACATGGTGGCCTTCAACGTCTACTACAACCATTACAAGTCCCGGAAGCTGAACATCAGCTCCCTCGGCGGCAAAGTATCGAATGTCGAAATCGAATCCACCGCCGTGATCCCGCGCCTGGATTATCTGAGCCCGTTGCACATTTTTGGCGGACGGTTGGCCGGTTACATCGCCCAGCCCTGGCTCAAGCAGGAAGTCTCGGTGTTCGGCTTGCAGGACACCCGTGAAGGCATGGGCGACACCACCATCGCACCGATCATTCTTTGGGACATGGGCAAAAACCTGACCCTCGGCGCCGCCGTGGAAATCACCGTGCCGACCGGCGAATACAGCACCGATCGCCTGGCCAACACCAGCAACAACTTCTACACCTACAAACCGCTGTTCTCCTTCACCTGGCTGCCAACGGAGCGAACCGAGGTGTCGATGAAGACCACCTACAGCTTCAACGAGAAGAACAAGGACACCGACTACAAGTCAGGGCAGATTTTCCACTTCGATTATTCCGCCAGCTACAAAATCACCGACAACCTGATGCTCGGCCTCAACGGCTACTACCTGAAGCAAACCACCGACGACAAACAGTTCGGCCGCACCGTGCAGTTCAACGGCGAGGACGTGAACGACGGTGTGCGCGGCCAGGTGTTCGCCATCGGCCCGGCACTGCACCTGACCTTCCTCAAATACGCCAGCGCCGAGATCCGTTGGGCCAAGGAGTTTGACGTGGAAAACCGGCCGGAAGGCGAGATGTTGTGGGCGAAGATCAGCATTCCGTATGCGTTTTGA
- a CDS encoding AraC family transcriptional regulator, with protein sequence MQMKVVDPTYELALVSPFLLQTLAEVAELNGVNPESLCRGLGFTLEDLQDPAQRISYRQAVAMIQRALKVLPDRGLGLWVGAQNVLGTLGLLGHVLSLCKTLRDAFELGIRHQHTSGGIVVSSVEEAGDRVFVDIECRLPFADVQLFAVEEFFASLLVYGRALVGADFKPMAVEFVHAAPDYLAEYQRLLGPDVRFGCLQNRMVIAAHWLDVRLPNHHSLALRQALKLLELEAAQVHQKIDLIQAVERAIARDLTRGSHIEKIAADLNMSSRTLRRRLTEHALTFETLLEQVRQARTLSLLANPEMSIERITEEVGYSDVRSFRRAFKRWTGMSPTAFRISS encoded by the coding sequence ATGCAAATGAAAGTCGTCGATCCTACTTACGAACTGGCGCTCGTCTCGCCATTCCTGCTGCAAACCCTGGCCGAAGTCGCCGAGCTCAATGGGGTTAATCCCGAAAGTCTTTGTCGAGGTTTGGGCTTTACCCTGGAAGACCTCCAGGACCCGGCGCAGCGCATTTCCTATCGACAAGCCGTGGCGATGATCCAGCGCGCGCTCAAAGTGCTGCCCGATCGCGGGCTGGGTTTGTGGGTTGGCGCGCAGAACGTGCTCGGCACCCTGGGTTTGCTCGGGCATGTGCTGTCGCTGTGCAAGACCTTGCGCGATGCGTTTGAACTCGGTATTCGGCACCAGCACACCTCTGGCGGCATCGTGGTGTCGAGCGTGGAAGAGGCGGGAGACCGGGTGTTTGTCGACATCGAATGTCGCCTGCCGTTTGCCGACGTGCAGTTGTTTGCGGTGGAGGAGTTTTTCGCCAGTTTGCTGGTGTATGGACGGGCGTTGGTGGGGGCCGATTTCAAGCCGATGGCGGTGGAGTTTGTCCACGCGGCGCCGGATTACCTTGCGGAGTATCAGCGCTTACTGGGGCCGGATGTGCGATTCGGTTGCCTGCAAAACCGTATGGTGATTGCTGCGCATTGGCTGGATGTGCGGCTGCCCAATCATCATTCGCTGGCGTTGCGTCAGGCGCTCAAGTTGCTGGAGCTGGAAGCGGCGCAGGTGCATCAGAAGATTGATCTGATTCAAGCGGTGGAGCGGGCGATTGCCCGGGATCTGACTCGGGGCAGCCATATCGAAAAGATCGCCGCTGACTTGAACATGAGCAGCCGCACGTTGCGTCGGCGCTTGACTGAACATGCGCTGACGTTTGAGACGTTGCTGGAGCAGGTGCGCCAGGCCAGGACCTTGAGTCTGTTGGCCAATCCTGAAATGTCCATTGAGCGAATCACCGAAGAAGTCGGCTACAGCGACGTGCGCAGTTTTCGCCGGGCGTTCAAGCGCTGGACCGGGATGAGCCCGACGGCGTTTCGGATCAGTTCATAG
- a CDS encoding Dyp-type peroxidase, whose product MSYYQPGILATPVPPQARHMFFALESAAALPAALDKLMQLVDGQSAVVGFGESLVKALHGQIEGLRAFPAMTGVGVDNPSTQHALWCWLHGVDRGELLNRSTAIEAALAPAFRLVQMNETFRHLTGHDLTGYEDGTENPHDEAAVAAALVSNGADGTVGGSFAAIQQWQHDLKGFRAMPSHETDNIMGRRLSDNEELDDAPISAHVKRTAQESFAPEAFVVRRSMPWIEGDRAGLMFLAFGFSLDAFEAQLRRMSGLEDGITDGLYRISRPITGGYYWCPPLKDGHLDLRALRMG is encoded by the coding sequence ATGAGTTACTACCAGCCGGGCATTCTCGCCACCCCTGTTCCGCCTCAAGCCCGTCATATGTTCTTCGCCCTCGAGTCCGCCGCCGCGCTGCCGGCCGCGCTCGACAAATTGATGCAACTGGTGGACGGCCAGTCGGCGGTGGTCGGTTTCGGTGAATCCCTGGTCAAAGCCCTGCACGGTCAGATCGAAGGCCTGCGCGCATTCCCGGCCATGACCGGCGTCGGCGTCGATAACCCATCGACCCAACATGCGCTGTGGTGCTGGCTGCACGGCGTCGACCGCGGTGAATTGCTCAATCGCAGCACCGCCATCGAAGCTGCGCTGGCCCCGGCGTTTCGCCTGGTGCAGATGAACGAAACCTTCCGCCACCTCACCGGCCACGACCTGACCGGCTACGAAGACGGCACTGAAAACCCCCACGACGAAGCCGCCGTGGCCGCCGCGCTGGTGAGCAACGGCGCCGATGGCACAGTCGGCGGCAGCTTCGCCGCGATCCAACAGTGGCAGCACGACCTGAAAGGCTTCCGCGCCATGCCGTCCCACGAGACGGACAACATCATGGGCCGTCGCCTGAGCGACAACGAAGAACTCGACGACGCGCCGATCTCCGCCCACGTCAAACGCACCGCCCAGGAAAGCTTCGCCCCCGAAGCCTTCGTGGTGCGCCGCTCGATGCCGTGGATCGAAGGCGATCGCGCCGGTCTGATGTTCCTCGCGTTCGGCTTCTCCCTCGACGCGTTCGAAGCCCAACTGCGGCGCATGAGCGGTCTGGAAGACGGCATCACCGACGGTCTGTATCGCATCAGCCGCCCGATCACCGGCGGCTATTACTGGTGTCCGCCACTGAAGGACGGTCACCTGGACTTGCGCGCTTTGCGCATGGGCTAA
- a CDS encoding Gfo/Idh/MocA family protein, with protein MNVVRWGMIGCGDVTERKSGPAFYKAPGSALVAVMGRRQEAVTDYAARHGIARVYTDAQSLINDPEVDAVYIATPPDSHRAYALMVAAAGKHCCVEKPMSLNAGQSREMQKVFADAGLHLFVSYYRRSLPRFQQVRQWLEEGRIGEVRHLTWTLTKAPTPADLGGTDNWRTDPVIAGGGYFADLASHGFDLFQYLLGDIVDVAGFTAQQAGLYAAEDAVSASWRFASGALGMGCWNFVADRREDRVEVIGSQGRISFAVFDEHPVVLEADETLSLHIDHPEHIQWHHVLGMNAHIRGEARYPAVAEEALKTDWVMDQILKR; from the coding sequence ATGAACGTGGTGCGCTGGGGCATGATTGGTTGTGGGGATGTCACCGAACGCAAGAGCGGGCCGGCCTTCTACAAGGCACCCGGTTCGGCGCTGGTGGCGGTGATGGGGCGACGGCAGGAGGCGGTGACCGACTACGCCGCGCGCCACGGCATCGCTCGGGTCTACACCGACGCCCAATCGCTGATCAACGATCCGGAAGTGGACGCGGTGTACATCGCCACGCCACCCGACAGTCACCGCGCTTATGCCTTGATGGTGGCAGCCGCCGGCAAACATTGCTGCGTCGAAAAACCGATGTCGCTGAATGCCGGGCAAAGCCGTGAGATGCAAAAGGTCTTTGCCGATGCCGGTTTGCACCTGTTCGTTTCTTACTACCGACGTTCGTTGCCGCGCTTCCAGCAAGTGCGGCAATGGCTGGAGGAGGGGCGGATCGGCGAGGTCCGGCACCTGACCTGGACCCTGACCAAGGCACCGACACCGGCGGATCTGGGCGGCACGGACAACTGGCGCACCGACCCGGTGATTGCCGGCGGCGGCTACTTTGCCGACCTGGCCAGCCATGGTTTCGACCTGTTCCAGTACCTGCTGGGTGACATCGTCGACGTCGCCGGGTTTACCGCGCAACAGGCCGGGTTGTATGCGGCGGAAGACGCGGTCAGCGCCAGTTGGCGCTTTGCCTCCGGAGCCTTGGGCATGGGTTGCTGGAATTTTGTCGCGGACCGGCGTGAGGATCGGGTGGAGGTGATCGGCAGCCAGGGCCGGATCAGTTTTGCGGTGTTTGATGAGCATCCTGTGGTGCTTGAAGCCGACGAAACCCTCAGCCTGCACATCGACCATCCCGAACACATCCAGTGGCATCACGTATTGGGCATGAATGCGCATATCCGTGGTGAGGCACGGTACCCGGCGGTGGCCGAAGAGGCGCTGAAGACCGATTGGGTGATGGACCAGATCCTCAAGCGCTAA
- a CDS encoding GntR family transcriptional regulator: MTDNVLSLSSVPLHTQLRDVLRSRILDGEYPQDSQMPSESELGALFKVSRITVRQALGDLQKEGLIFKIHGKGTFVAKPKTFQNVSTLQGLAESMTGRGYEVINRLRSFKFIAADKLVAERLQVAEGETVAQIKRVRLINREPISLEITYLPKAIGERLEKADLVTRDIFLILENDCGLALGHADLAIDAVLADSDLTQALNVEPGSPIMRIERLTHDAAGVPVDFEHLYYRGDAFQYRLRIDRQKGDQA, encoded by the coding sequence ATGACCGATAACGTTCTATCCCTCAGCAGCGTTCCCCTGCACACCCAACTGCGCGACGTACTGCGTAGCCGCATCCTCGACGGTGAATACCCGCAAGACAGCCAGATGCCGTCCGAAAGCGAACTCGGTGCGTTGTTCAAAGTCAGCCGCATCACCGTGCGCCAGGCCCTCGGCGATCTGCAGAAAGAAGGGCTGATCTTCAAGATCCACGGCAAGGGCACCTTCGTCGCTAAGCCCAAGACCTTCCAAAACGTCAGCACCCTGCAAGGCCTGGCCGAGTCGATGACCGGTCGCGGCTATGAGGTGATCAACCGCCTGCGCAGCTTCAAATTCATCGCCGCCGACAAACTGGTCGCCGAGCGTTTGCAGGTGGCCGAAGGCGAAACCGTGGCGCAGATCAAACGGGTTCGACTGATCAACCGCGAGCCAATCTCCCTGGAAATCACCTACCTGCCCAAAGCCATCGGCGAGCGGCTGGAGAAGGCTGACCTGGTGACCCGCGACATTTTCCTCATCCTCGAAAACGACTGCGGCCTCGCCCTCGGCCACGCCGACCTGGCCATCGATGCGGTGCTGGCCGACAGCGACCTGACCCAGGCCCTGAACGTCGAACCCGGCTCGCCGATCATGCGCATCGAACGCCTGACCCACGATGCCGCTGGCGTTCCCGTGGACTTCGAACACCTTTACTACCGCGGCGATGCTTTCCAGTACCGCTTGCGGATCGACCGGCAAAAAGGGGATCAGGCATGA
- a CDS encoding fumarate reductase/succinate dehydrogenase flavoprotein subunit, protein MSRSTLEQEYDIVVIGGGTAGPMAAIKAKERNRDLRVLLIDKANVKRSGAISMGMDGLNNAIIPGHSTPEQYTKEITIANDGIVNQAAVYAYATHSFETIEQLDRWGVKFEKDETGDYAVKKVHHMGAYVLPMPEGHDIKKVLYRQLKRARVSITNRLVCTRLLTDEEGAVNGVMGFDCRTADFHVIKAKAVILCCGAAGRLGLPSSGYLMGTYENPTNAGDGYAMAYHAGAELANLECFQINPLIKDYNGPACAYVTGPLGGYTANNKGERFIECDYWSGQMMWEFHQELESGNGPVFLKLDHLAEETIQNIEEILHSNERPSRGQFHANRGTDYRTQMVEMHISEIGFCSGHSASGVWVNEKAETSVKGLYSAGDMAAVPHNYMLGAFTYGWFAGTNAAEFVAGREFSAVDAQQIEIEKARVYAPLDREHGLPPAQVEYKLRRFVNDYLQPPKVTKKMQIGLQRFSDIQRDLDQIKAHNPHELMRAMEVSMIRDCAEMAARASLFRAESRWGLYHYRVDHPQRNDSDWFCHCHLKKGDDGQMSSFKKAVEPYIIPLDAEEMQAYDRLRVGAFAA, encoded by the coding sequence ATGAGCCGAAGCACTTTGGAGCAGGAATACGACATCGTCGTCATCGGCGGCGGCACCGCGGGCCCGATGGCGGCGATCAAGGCCAAGGAACGCAACCGCGATTTGCGCGTGTTGTTGATCGACAAGGCCAACGTCAAGCGCAGTGGCGCGATCAGCATGGGCATGGACGGCCTGAACAACGCGATCATCCCCGGCCACTCGACGCCGGAGCAGTACACCAAGGAAATCACCATCGCCAACGACGGCATCGTCAATCAGGCGGCGGTGTACGCCTATGCCACGCACAGTTTCGAAACCATCGAGCAACTGGACCGTTGGGGCGTGAAGTTCGAGAAGGACGAAACCGGCGACTACGCGGTGAAAAAGGTCCACCACATGGGCGCTTATGTGCTGCCGATGCCGGAGGGGCATGACATCAAGAAAGTGCTGTATCGCCAGTTGAAACGGGCGCGAGTGAGCATCACCAATCGACTGGTCTGCACCCGTTTGCTCACGGACGAAGAGGGCGCGGTCAACGGCGTGATGGGCTTCGATTGCCGCACCGCCGACTTCCATGTGATCAAGGCGAAAGCGGTGATCCTGTGCTGCGGCGCGGCCGGGCGCCTGGGTTTGCCGTCTTCGGGCTACCTGATGGGCACCTACGAAAACCCCACCAATGCGGGCGACGGTTACGCCATGGCCTATCACGCCGGGGCGGAACTGGCGAACCTCGAATGCTTCCAGATCAACCCGCTGATCAAGGATTACAACGGCCCGGCCTGCGCCTACGTCACCGGTCCCTTGGGCGGCTACACCGCCAACAACAAGGGCGAACGCTTTATCGAGTGCGATTACTGGAGCGGCCAGATGATGTGGGAGTTCCATCAGGAACTCGAAAGCGGCAACGGTCCGGTGTTCCTCAAACTCGATCACCTGGCCGAGGAAACCATCCAGAACATCGAAGAAATCCTGCACAGCAACGAACGCCCGAGTCGCGGCCAGTTTCACGCCAATCGTGGCACGGACTACCGCACGCAGATGGTTGAAATGCACATCTCCGAGATCGGTTTTTGCAGCGGGCATTCGGCGTCCGGCGTGTGGGTCAACGAAAAGGCTGAAACCTCGGTCAAGGGTTTGTACTCGGCGGGGGACATGGCGGCGGTGCCGCATAACTACATGCTTGGCGCGTTCACCTATGGCTGGTTTGCCGGCACCAACGCGGCGGAGTTTGTCGCCGGGCGCGAGTTTTCCGCCGTCGATGCCCAGCAGATCGAAATCGAAAAAGCACGGGTCTACGCGCCGCTGGATCGCGAACACGGCCTGCCGCCCGCGCAAGTCGAATACAAGCTGCGACGCTTCGTGAACGACTACCTGCAACCGCCGAAAGTGACCAAGAAGATGCAAATCGGCCTGCAACGCTTCAGCGATATCCAGCGCGACCTCGATCAGATCAAGGCCCACAACCCCCACGAACTGATGCGCGCGATGGAAGTCAGCATGATCCGTGACTGCGCCGAAATGGCCGCCCGCGCCTCGTTGTTCCGCGCTGAAAGCCGCTGGGGGCTTTACCACTACCGGGTTGACCACCCGCAACGCAACGACAGCGACTGGTTCTGCCATTGCCACCTGAAGAAGGGCGACGACGGCCAGATGAGCAGTTTCAAGAAAGCCGTCGAGCCTTACATCATCCCGCTCGATGCCGAAGAAATGCAGGCCTACGACCGGCTGCGGGTCGGCGCGTTTGCGGCCTGA
- a CDS encoding 4Fe-4S dicluster domain-containing protein yields MAYQPQEIFFRSNAPVTVDEDLCIAHKGCTVCVDVCPMDLLAINPATQKAYMAFDECWYCMPCEKDCPTGAVKVEIPYLLR; encoded by the coding sequence ATGGCCTATCAACCCCAGGAAATCTTCTTCCGCTCCAACGCGCCGGTGACGGTCGACGAGGACCTTTGCATCGCCCACAAAGGCTGCACCGTGTGCGTCGACGTCTGCCCGATGGACCTGCTGGCTATCAACCCGGCCACGCAAAAGGCCTACATGGCGTTCGACGAATGCTGGTACTGCATGCCCTGTGAAAAAGACTGCCCGACCGGGGCGGTTAAGGTCGAGATTCCTTATCTGTTGCGTTGA